Sequence from the Curtobacterium sp. MCLR17_007 genome:
CCAGAGCTGGTCGACGTGTCGGTCATGTGGGCCCCTGATCCCTCGTGGTCGGACTCGGGTGGTCGGCCCGAGTGGTCAGCAGTGTGCCGTCAGCGCGGCCAGGTGGCCACGACTGCAACGGCGTTGAACAGCACGTGCGCCAGGACCGCGCCGCCGATGCGCCCGGTCATCGCGACCAGGGTGCCGGTGAGCAGGCCCAGCGCGAAGGTCGTGACGAAGACCTCGAACCCCATCAGCGAAGTCGCCGGGCTGCCGATCAGCAGGTGCACCAGCGCGAAGAGGAACGCGGTCAGCAGTACTGCGAGGAACCGGGTCCGCGGGGTGAGCGCGTCTGCGAGACGTCGTTGGAACAAGCCGCGGAACACGACCTCTTCGAGGACCGGGCTGACCACGACCACGCCGATGGCCGAGATCAGCAGGAGTCCGATGTCGGGCCGGCCGAGCGTCGGCGCCGGGGCGAGCCCCGTGGATCCGGTGAACGCGATCGACATCGCGGCGTCGAGCCCGCGGCAGACGATGACGATCCCGATGGCGAAGATCGCGTCCCCCCACCCCAGTCCGAGGCGCACGGCAGCAGACGGCCAGGAGGCGCGGCGCAGGACCCACAGGGCGCCCGCGACGAGCGGAATCCACACCGCCAGGTCAGCCGCCATGACCTGCAGGACCGGTGACGGGATCCCGCCGCTGCGAGCGAATCCGGTCACGAAGCGCTCGAGCACGACGGCGAGGACCACCGCGATGAGGAGCGCGACGAGGTCGCGTTGTCGTGCCGCTTCGACGTCGGTCGTGGTCGGCTCCGGAGCGGTGCTCATGTCGTCACCGTAGAGGACTCGGGCCCAGGAACGCGGAAAGCACCCGAGCGTGACTCATTCGTGTGACAGTATTTCCCTGCTGGTCGCTGGGAGAACCCCGGCGCGTCCGTGCAGGGGCACGGACGAACAGGGAACCTTCGGGGAAGGCGGGCCGCGTGGAACTGCGCGACTACATCTCAGTGCTGCGCAAAGGATGGGCGCTGATCCTGGTGCTCGCGCTCGTCGGCGTCGCTGCGGCGGCAGGGTTCTCCCTGCTCAAGAAGCCCGTCTACTCCGCGTCAGCGCAGGTCTTCGTGTCGACCCAGACGAGCGGCAGCGCGAGTGACCTGGCGCAGGGGAACACGTTCACGCAGCAGCGGGTGTTGACCTACTCGAACCTCGTCACGACGCCGATCGTCCTGCTGCCGGTGATCTCGAGCTTGAAGCTCGACATGACCTCGGACGAGCTGGCCAAGCTCGTGTCGGCAGATGCGCCGACGAACACCACGCTGATCGCAATCACGGTCAACGACACGAATGCTCGGCAGTCCGCGGACATCGCCAACGCCGTCTCGCAGAGCCTCACGAACGTCGTCCAGAACATCGAAGCCACGGACGCCGAGGGCACCAGTACGGTCAAGCTCACCCGCGTGAAGCAGGCCGACGTGCCGAGCGCGCCGGTGAGCCCGAACGTCCCCGTGAACGTCGTGCTCGGGCTGCTGGTCGGCCTCGCACTGGGCGTCGCGCTCGCGGTGCTCCGCGAGACTCTCGACAACCGCGTCCGGAGCGAAGCCGACGTCGAGAAGATCAGCGACAAACCGATCGTCGGTGGCATCGCTTTCGACAGCAAAGCGGCCGAGCGACCGCTCATCGTGCAGGTCGACCCGCGCAGCCCGCGTGCCGAGTCCTTCCGCACGCTGCGAACCAACCTGCAGTTCGTCGACATCGGCACGGGCGCCCGGACGTTCGTCATGACGAGCTCGGTGCAGTCCGAGGGCAAGAGCACCACGGTCGCGAACCTGGCCATCGCGCTCGACAGCGCTGGCTTCAAGGTCATCCTGATCGACGCTGACCTCCGCCGTCCTCGGGTCGCCGAGTACATGGACGTCGAGAGCAACGCGGGCCTGACTGACGTGCTCATCGGACGGGCATCGCTCGATGACGTCGCCGCGCGCTGGGGCCGCGGCAACATGGTCGTCCTGCCGGCCGGGCCGATCCCGCCGAACCCGTCTGAACTCCTCGGATCCCGCGCCATGCAGGATCTGATCACCACGCTCGAAGCGCAGTTCGACTACGTCCTGTTCGACGCGCCGCCGCTGCTGCCCGTAACCGACGCCGCGATCCTGGCCAAGAAGGCGTCTGGCGCGATCGTGGTCGTCGCTTCCGGCAAGACCCACAAGGGCCAGCTCGCCGGCGCGGTTCAATCGCTTGAGAACGTCGGTGCGCCGATCGCCGGCTTCGTGATGACGATGATGCCGACCAAGGGACCGGGCGCCTACGGGTATGGCCGCTACGGCTACGCCTACGGCTACGGGATCGACGAGGACGACAAGAACGCCAAGCCCAAGCCGCCCAGGGCCGCGGCGAAACGCAAGCGGGTCGGCGCCTTGCGTCGAGCCGGCCGGTGACGGCGGTCCCAGCGTGAGCCCACGCCGGGGGACCAGAGGCATTGGCGGGGTCTCCACGAAGCGAGCACTTGTCTGGGTCGCTGCGCTCGTGATCGTGCTCGTTGTCGTCGACGTGGTGCTGGTCGCCCTCGCACTCTCGCGGACGGCGCCGGAGTCGAACGGCTCTCCCGGTCCCGTTCCCACGTTCACCAGTACGCCCGGGCCCGACCGCACAGATCGGCCGGCGATGTCGGCAACGCCTTCGGCGACGCCCGCCGCCGGTCCGGATTCCGCTGACGGAGACGCCACCGCTGAGGCACGCCTACTGTCCGCGGTCGATGCGAAGACCGCTTGGCGCTCGACCAGGACGCAATGCGGCGGCTCCACCGTGGTCGAGCGAACAGCCGACGGCGGTGTCACTTGGCAGGCCGTCGACCTCGAGTCCGATGTCGACGCCATCTACGCGATCCGCGCGCAGGCCGGGTCCGTGTCCCTGCTCGTCGGGGTCGGGACGGACTGCACACCCGCAGTGCGGACCACGACGGACGCCGGTTCCAGCTGGAAGCCCGGTGCGGTCGGCGACGCCGGTGCCGGTGTGACGCCGGCCGGGATCGTGCTGCGGTCGGGCATGGTCGCTTCGCCATGTCCTCAACCGCGCGAGGCGTTTCAGGGGAGCTACACCGCCACGGTCGTCTGCGCTGATGGTGTAGTGCAGTGGCGGCAGGGCTCCGGACCGTGGGTCGCGGTGCCGATCGCTGGCGTCCGCTCCCTGGCAGACGCGGGGGACTCCTACACGCTGGCGCGGACCGGCGTCGCTGGATGTGCTGGAGTGAGTATCGACAGCCTGCGGGCCACGGGGGTGACCACCGCGACGAAGACCACGACGCTCGGCTGCGCTGCCAGGGCGACAGCATCTGGTCCTGCCGTCGCACGGACCGCTTCCGCGACGTGGTTGTGGTCAGGGGACGACGTGCTTGTGTCCACCGACGGCGGTGCGACGTGGTGACCGTGGCGGATCGCTCGGCGCCGCCGCAGGTCCCGTGGGCTACCCAGTACGCCCGCAGACTCGTCATCACCGACGTCCTGGTCCTGATCTGGGTTGCGTTCGGCGTGCAGATCGCCTGGTTCGGCATCGACAGCGCCCGTGTTTCGGTCGACGGCAGTGTCGCCGACCTGGCCATCGGCTACACGACCGTCTCGGTCACGATCATCGCCGCATGGCTCGTGGTGCTCGCGCTGTACGACACGCGAGACACTCGATACGTCGGCACTGGATCTGCCGAGTACCGACGCATCATCGACGCATCGATCCGTCTGTTCGCGTTCGTGGCCATCGTCGCGTACGCGTTCAAGATCGACCTGGCTCGTGGCTACATCTTCATCGCGTTTCCGTTGGGAATCCTGGTGCTGCTGCTCAGCCGGTGGATGTGGCGACAGTGGTTGAACGCGAAGCGGCATTCAGGCGAGTACTCGGCGCGCATGCTCCTGGTCGGGTCGGACGGCAGCGTCGAGCACCTCGCTCGCGAGCTCACCCGGCATCCCGAGGAGGGGTACCGCGTGGTTGCGGCCTGTGTCCCGCGTGCTCCGATCGGATCGATGCTCCCCGGAACTGCAATCCCCGTCGTCGGGCGCATCTCCGACGCCCTCCGCGTGCTGCCGGGCACCGGTGCGGACACTGTCGCGGTGACGAGTTCGGACGAACTCGGGGCTCAAGCGGTCCGCCAGCTGAGCTGGGGCCTCGAAGGAGGCCGACAGCACCTGGTTGTGGCGCCCAGTCTGACTGAGATCAACGGTCCACGCATCCACACGCGCCCGGTGGCCGGTCTCCCGCTCATCCATGTCGAGATGCCGCGGTACGAAGGGTCAACGCTCTTCACCAAGCGTGCCTTCGACATCATCGGATCGGCGGTGCTGATCATCGGCCTCTCGCCGCTGCTCGTCGTGCTCGCACTCGCGGTCCGCCTCACCAGCTCCGGTCCGGTGCTGTACCGGCAGGAGCGCATCGGGTTGAACGGTGTGCCGTTCGACATGCTCAAGTTCCGGTCAATGCGTGTCAACGCCGACGACGAGCTCGCGGCCCTGCTCGCAGCACAGGGGCGGTCGGACGCCCCGTTGTTCAAGGTCGAGAACGACCCCCGTGTGACGTCGATCGGTCGGTTCCTGCGGAAGCACTCGCTCGACGAGTTCCCGCAGCTCTTCAACGTTTTCTTCGGCAGCATGAGCCTGGTCGGCCCGCGCCCCCAGCGTGAAGGTGAGGTCGCGCTCTACGATGACGCCGCTCGCCGACGGCTCCTGCTCAAGCCCGGCATGAGCGGTCTGTGGCAGGTCGGCGGCCGTTCGTCGCTCGGATGGGAGGACGCGATCCGTCTCGACCTCTACTACGTGGAGAACTGGTCGCTCTTCGGTGACATCGTCATCCTGTGGAAGACCGTGCGTGCAGTGCTGGCTCCGGGTGAGGAGGCGCACTGATGCCAGGACTGATCGCACACGAGTGGATCGCACCGCACGGTGGTTCCGAGAACGTCGCCGAGGCGATGGGCAGAGCCTTCCCAGACGCCGATGTCGTCGCGTTGTGGAACGACGCCCCCAACCGCTTCGCGGGCC
This genomic interval carries:
- a CDS encoding polysaccharide biosynthesis tyrosine autokinase encodes the protein MELRDYISVLRKGWALILVLALVGVAAAAGFSLLKKPVYSASAQVFVSTQTSGSASDLAQGNTFTQQRVLTYSNLVTTPIVLLPVISSLKLDMTSDELAKLVSADAPTNTTLIAITVNDTNARQSADIANAVSQSLTNVVQNIEATDAEGTSTVKLTRVKQADVPSAPVSPNVPVNVVLGLLVGLALGVALAVLRETLDNRVRSEADVEKISDKPIVGGIAFDSKAAERPLIVQVDPRSPRAESFRTLRTNLQFVDIGTGARTFVMTSSVQSEGKSTTVANLAIALDSAGFKVILIDADLRRPRVAEYMDVESNAGLTDVLIGRASLDDVAARWGRGNMVVLPAGPIPPNPSELLGSRAMQDLITTLEAQFDYVLFDAPPLLPVTDAAILAKKASGAIVVVASGKTHKGQLAGAVQSLENVGAPIAGFVMTMMPTKGPGAYGYGRYGYAYGYGIDEDDKNAKPKPPRAAAKRKRVGALRRAGR
- a CDS encoding type II CAAX endopeptidase family protein, yielding MSTAPEPTTTDVEAARQRDLVALLIAVVLAVVLERFVTGFARSGGIPSPVLQVMAADLAVWIPLVAGALWVLRRASWPSAAVRLGLGWGDAIFAIGIVIVCRGLDAAMSIAFTGSTGLAPAPTLGRPDIGLLLISAIGVVVVSPVLEEVVFRGLFQRRLADALTPRTRFLAVLLTAFLFALVHLLIGSPATSLMGFEVFVTTFALGLLTGTLVAMTGRIGGAVLAHVLFNAVAVVATWPR
- a CDS encoding sugar transferase, which produces MVVVRGRRACVHRRRCDVVTVADRSAPPQVPWATQYARRLVITDVLVLIWVAFGVQIAWFGIDSARVSVDGSVADLAIGYTTVSVTIIAAWLVVLALYDTRDTRYVGTGSAEYRRIIDASIRLFAFVAIVAYAFKIDLARGYIFIAFPLGILVLLLSRWMWRQWLNAKRHSGEYSARMLLVGSDGSVEHLARELTRHPEEGYRVVAACVPRAPIGSMLPGTAIPVVGRISDALRVLPGTGADTVAVTSSDELGAQAVRQLSWGLEGGRQHLVVAPSLTEINGPRIHTRPVAGLPLIHVEMPRYEGSTLFTKRAFDIIGSAVLIIGLSPLLVVLALAVRLTSSGPVLYRQERIGLNGVPFDMLKFRSMRVNADDELAALLAAQGRSDAPLFKVENDPRVTSIGRFLRKHSLDEFPQLFNVFFGSMSLVGPRPQREGEVALYDDAARRRLLLKPGMSGLWQVGGRSSLGWEDAIRLDLYYVENWSLFGDIVILWKTVRAVLAPGEEAH